One Natrinema halophilum genomic window carries:
- a CDS encoding DUF7692 domain-containing protein: MRIRTDGDYAYRRDAIERAVDFYDCNKTKAIVSACDDISKFVQAASSVLERNDHTLKQRQGIAETHSTRAVTFEVESEIVVDTD; this comes from the coding sequence TTGCGAATCAGGACCGACGGAGATTACGCGTATCGACGAGACGCGATCGAACGAGCGGTCGACTTCTACGACTGCAACAAGACGAAAGCCATAGTCAGTGCCTGCGATGATATTTCGAAATTCGTTCAGGCTGCCAGCAGCGTCCTCGAACGCAATGACCACACGCTCAAGCAGCGCCAGGGTATCGCCGAGACACATTCAACACGAGCCGTGACGTTCGAAGTCGAATCCGAGATTGTCGTCGACACCGATTAG